The genomic region ccgtttttggttgcgtttccacttggcctagtaccggctagcgggtcctaattcacagtttttctggccccataaaatcgtggttctagggccaggaacaaccaggctgagtcgggctgagtatgctaaactagagagaatcgctggcaaggggggtacaactacaacaagatgaacatattttaccgtgatttaattgtaatacacgtttcaaaatgatgccgaagtaacaacatactgatatcggttagtaaaaaccatgaattaacggcccgtccacacagcggcgtgcgttgaagcttccaacgcttctgcccattgactttgaatggggtgacgtcacttttagccgaactgcatcgtgggaagcgacgcggagcgttgctggcgtggctcgctgcaaaagttgagcaatgttcaacttttgacgcgtCGGAAGAAGCGTCAATCGAagcatatgccagtacaagccctagccaatcaaactactgcttgtgtgtcaggggcgggagattcatgtgattggttgttggtcgagtttcagacacgcccgccggcaagcgccaacgcacgccgctgtgtggacgggccgtaatgctttgacaagtctgcagacagatggcagacgaaaaacccttttaaaatgcgtgttttctaaatggagcttggctaagataacgttatatatgctccgactgtccccactcacaacaacggcctaaacagacataaataaagcagcgactgtattcgccatgatacaggcagtctgtggtttgtacttgtttaacttttgtctagtttctgaacagatatgaggagctgtgagctctgagtgctaagagctaacggctgtgttgtttttctggggctctcatttaAGATAACGTCACGGCTccacctacactgcgttactatagtaactaccccagttcctaaactgtaatggaagcgcagcattaaagtgagccgcgCCTAATAAGGCCtgaccaaaccgagcgaggcctgcagtggaaacgcgccataagtaactattaaagaaacaGTGGGGACAATcctgttttaatgtagtttgaccattgtaactgctgtgcagacattctgataaaatagggcttctaaccaattaccttaaataaactcactaattaattaaaccagttcaatacgcattattcatatcattctttatgagcgcaggaAGGTAAGGAATCTAATGACTTATTTATtcagtattccataacttaataacagagatggtcaaactaaagtggtagagacattgcataaatcctacaatgaagcgggacagtgaagtgttctccgtgagagggcgatcaagaaaagagagatatctttgttatttatatacattttttaaatattattttacgtTCTCTTTCTACATCCATGACGCAGTCGTGCAGAGCTACGCTAATGCAGAAGTGGGCGtggtatttattttttatataattttaTGCTCttgtctttatacatccatgggttgaATCTAAATTGTGTTGGAAAAGCGATAGATTCCACCGGGCATGTCTCAACGCTGCTCTGGTTACATTTTCCGAACTGGTAATACATTTCATACAAAACTTGAAAGAGATTTATTTTTTGCAAATTACCTTTTTTATTCAAGTTACCAAAaccaaatgaaaacaaatgtttacATATCTGAAAATGATGAACTCTCAAGTCCAACAAacactacaaaaatatatataaaaaaacataaaataaaaccGTCCAAGAGGAACTCAAGCTTCCAAATATTCACAGATGATGGATTTGGGGTAACTGCACAAGTCTTCTGCTTAGAACTAAAAGTTTCACTTGAGAAAGGTCAACAGTTACATAAAACCCCTCTGCTCAGTCTGCTGTCTGGTAATACTTGAAATACACTCGACAAACACAACAGTTAACACACACGTGAGGCAGTTTAGTTTCCAAAAACCATGATAAGATGTTTGCAACTTAATATGGCACTTGTAGAGACTTGTAAAGGTGAACAACAACCCTTAATTAAGGTGATTAaagtaacatttgtttttctggcTTAACTAAAACTGTGTGGATTTATGAATTTAAAATCAAATGAAATATCCTGAGAATAAGAACAAAAATTGTGGCCTGAAATATTCTATAATCCCATAATAATTTGcccaaacaaaaaaaacaactattttttcaaaacatgtttttaataattaGAAATTATGATATTATTTTCTGGCTTCACTAAATGGGTGTGTATTTAACATTTGGTGTACAGAgcaaaatcaaataaaaatatcCTGAGGATATCAGGAAACGATTGCCTGAAATGACACAAAAtctatttaataataatttgcCCAAATAAAACCTCAGAAGTAAGCCCTCTTTCTCCAAAACCAAAAGTCATCTTTCTTTCTTTGTCAAAAAGTGCTTTCAATTCTTGCAACCCCACAGAATAAAGTAGAGAGTTTGTGGTAGTATCTGAATGAGTGTGTGGGGTTTGACAGTAGAGTCTGACCTAAGGGGGCTGGATGTGTTTGAACGCAGCCATGTTTCAGCCTCCTAAAGTTAGAAGCTTCCCAGCTGCCACAAACACTCCCTCACAAACAGGAAGTGGTTGGGGTTAGCCCACCCTGAGGGGCGGTGCCACAAGGACAACACCGTCTCCTCTGACAAACAGCATGGGGATGTTCCTCTTGGttgactaaaaaaaaaaaagacacagaAAAATTGTTTATCTTTATATTGTTCTGttaattattagtattatttccTCAAAGCGTCCGGCACTCAAacccttttaaactgtgataTTCAGAATtaatatttcatttttacactttacgaaaagaaataaaaacatgaataaaaggaaaagtatttaaataactttaaatCAATCTTCCTGCAGTATTATGGAACTGTATGTTGGCCACAGATACAGATTGCTGGCCATCTCTCATCACTCTTAACAGCAAAAGTTTAACTATGAACATCATTTTATATAAAACCACTGAAAGTGCAAATACTATTCTTCACAATCTCGAGGAGGGAAAATCTAGAATATTAGATTCCATCTTAAAATGTCAATAAAGTGTGATAAAACATTGTTAATATTGTGTGCCAAATATGAATAAGCATTTGAAATGCTTCTATTGATGTTGAATGTTCCTGCTGAAATAAAGTATAACAGCAGCATTGTTCTAGTGCTTCAGTAAGGCCCAGTACATGCAGACAGTTTTAGAAACCAAGACCAACACAAGTTGTTCAGTAAGAAGACATGAGGCTGTAACAAGGAGAATTCAAAGCTGTACCTTGTATAGTTCTTCATAGGTCTCCTCGTCGATCTCCACCGTCGTCACCGTCTCCTCCACATCTCCAAGGATCATGTTCAGGTGCTGATCGTAGGCCTGGGAAAAACCAACATCAACAAGCATGAAGTGAGAGACAAATATCAGACCTGCGACAATAAAACGTAGAatcccacaacacacacacttcagtgtttttttaagcagatacTGGGTGTGTATCTTACATGCAGTCGACCGCGGAGCTCCCGGTCATTCCTCATCTTCACGTAGATCCTCTCATCTAGACTGAGTCTGATCAGATCCAGAGGCTCCTCTACCGTGTTGGTAGACGGGGGCTGCAGCACACAAATAAGGATATTAATTACACATTTTACAAATATAGATTTCAACAACTTCAGAAATAAATGCCAGTTCGGAGGATGGCTACTTCCATAAGGTAGTTTAAGCTACCAAATGTTCATTAATTGGGGAAAAATGTGCGGAGAATCAGTTATTCTTTTCTGTCTTTGAAAAGCACAGGAGTAAAAGCCATCAGGACTGTATTTAGAGGTTTTCCCAAATTCTCCTGAAACTTCAATTATTTCTTGAAAGAAATATAAAATCACAAATATAGGAAAAATTACAAATGATGGTAAAGTAACAATATTAACAATCATTGCCTGTAAAAACAAGGAATGGTGTGTAATTTCTAACTACCATTTTTTACGTATTTGGAAATAGGAGTGTCAACTAGGCATACTTTTTATTGCAATTAATCCTTGTGGTTGGAGCAGGGATTTGAGATTTGGGAAATACTTTTCAAAACAGAGGTAAGAGttaggcctgtcgcgataatcaataaatgtacttatcgtacgataaataaaaatggactcgataacttttctgagctcgataaattgccatttataaGGATAAGATGTAACCAGCATTTTAGCCCAGCGCACTGTGAGGGGTGGGGCTCACACACAGCCAGGTCAGGACACTCGGTGTGCAACAGTGTAGCAGCCAAATTAATAATATAGAGACAAGCAGGAGACAACGTGTGACTTACTCGAGGGGATTTTGAAGTTAAATTAATTTGTGCGCTTtaagcaccaggaaaagcgctttataaatgtaatgtattattattaaatggaAGTGGTTGCAAAACCTAATACCTAAAAATACCATTTGttataattaaatatatttgttttatttattatatatatttgaatattatttcacattcaATTTGCAATGTTGAATAAAAAGTtctgtttgaaaggatgtacttgaattattattatcatgatgtcagtggtctaaaatggtcttacAACAGTgctgacaatattatcgtttatcgcaataatttccgggaaaatgtattgtccaacaaaattaattatcgtgacagGCCTTGTAATAGTTGTATAAAATGTCTTCAGGGTGTTTTTCAAATAGGCTAGCAACAGATAACTATTTCCCTTCAGCTGCTTAGATTTACAATATGatcatcataataataataatagatttaatttgtttgcgcTTTTACAGGCTCAAAgatgctttacagatatagtgaagataaaataaaggaacaacaaataaatatatagttaaagttaaagtcaaataataataaagtgcAGAAACTGTTAGTGGAGAGGCTGCAGAAGATATGTGATGATGACTGAGAAAAATTTGTGTTACAGTTTCTTACTATAAACATTCACAAAAAGCAAGGTGCACACAAGTTTTGAACATCAAAATTATACAAAACAAAGTAAAGAAATCTAGGCATTTCAGTGACTTTACTATGAAACACTATGCATCCAAAATCAAGGGGAGGTATATCAGACCTAACTAATATAAACGTAACACTTGGAAGAcatattgaaaagagatgtaGCTGTGGAGAAAAGTTAACAAAAGTAAGTGTATGTATTGGCTGAAAACCCCACCATATGCTAAACCACTTAGTTACATGTGTGTCCGGTTAAAAGCACAAAAAAAACAAGTCAGACACGTTTAAACTAGTGTATGCTTTGGGTGTAACGCAACACTAGTATCCTGCTGTTCTCCAACACAAGGAACACACAAGAAAAACGAATAGCCTTGTCATATGATGTAATTATCAATGTTAGCTCTGATGTTCAAACTAAACAGCACCAACAGTGAAACACGTTGTCATTTTTGAAGTTAGAATAAACGTGATGTGCTAACAGGGCTAATTTAGCTAGCTTGTTTGACAGGCCTCTCCGCGCTGTTAGAGGAGGGGAACAAACGAAGTGATACTATAACACCCCTGAAAGAAGAAACAAAGTAAACACATCTTAGAGCGTTCTTTTTGGATAATTATATACACGCTGTGTGAGAGAAAAACAGCATTAATCGACGAGGCTGCACCAACCTGCTCAACTTCGTCCGCCATTGATTTTGAGTGTGTGTCGTTTAGTTTGACCGGTTCAGGGGTTGCCAGGTATGTAAAAAACGCGTTTGCAGTTAGCGAGGCAGCGGAAACACGTGCACTTTGGGACAGTTTGCCAAACACCTGGTTACATCTATTGAGAGGAATATGCAAAATAATATTAGTGTGGGAAGAAGAATTGTAAATGATGTACTAATATAAACGTAACAATACCACAATGCAAACATATTCCATTACAAGTGAAAATATTGCAttgaaaatgttacttaagtgaAAGTTCGGATCGGCAAATTGTAGTTAAAGTATGAAAAAGAACTATGCATAGTTAACCTTTTCAGTAGATATCTAATTGATTACGTCATGGCACTCATACTTGCCATTTATCTGCTGAACAACTACCTTTACGTTGATTAAATGTTGCGCATAAACTGATTCACTTTGTCCTAAGTATATTTTGAACACATAACTGTTACGTGTCATTATAAATGTACTCGGGGATTTTTCTTCCACTATTACCCACTTCACATGGAGGATAAACCACAAAACTGGCAACCCGCTACGTACAGATAAACAGTACCACTCTCATCCCTTTCGCTTTCCAGACCTTTCCATCCTCCATTGTCCCCTTACTGCGACATTACCATTCTGTGCATTGGTAAGTTATAATTCATCTATGTGTTACGaattaaaacatatttgtatcatTTTTTGAATTTATTGTCGGTTATGTTGTGTGTTATTCAAGCTACTGTAAAACAACTACTGTCAAGTTCGCAGCGTCCATTTACAGACTATCTCGTTGCAAGGTCGTTTGTGAAGACAGGTTAAAATAAGTGTTAGaccataaaataaatacaaaattgaTATAACAAAAAGCATTTCCAAGGTGGGTTATGTAAAGCCAACTAAAGTTTGCTTGTACATTTTAGAAGAAAACAGCATCGTTGCAACATGTAAGTAAAACAATTTTTAGTaaggtttttattgttttaacgtTATATCCATACATAATTacataaaataatacaatt from Pseudochaenichthys georgianus chromosome 5, fPseGeo1.2, whole genome shotgun sequence harbors:
- the lsm3 gene encoding U6 snRNA-associated Sm-like protein LSm3 is translated as MADEVEQPPSTNTVEEPLDLIRLSLDERIYVKMRNDRELRGRLHAYDQHLNMILGDVEETVTTVEIDEETYEELYKSTKRNIPMLFVRGDGVVLVAPPLRVG